In the genome of Triticum urartu cultivar G1812 chromosome 5, Tu2.1, whole genome shotgun sequence, one region contains:
- the LOC125510368 gene encoding UTP--glucose-1-phosphate uridylyltransferase gives MAAADSKIDNLRDAVAKLGEISENEKAGFISLVSRYLSGEAEQIEWSKIQTPTDEVVVPYDTLAPPPEDLDAMKALLDKLVVLKLNGGLGTTMGCTGPKSVIEVRNGFTFLDLIVIQIESLNKKYGCSVPLLLMNSFNTHDDTQKIVEKYSNSNIEIHTFNQSQYPRIVTEDFLPLPSKGQTGKDGWYPPGHGDVFPSLNNSGKLDTLLSQGKEYVFVANSDNLGAIVDIKILNHLITNQNEYCMEVTPKTLADVKGGTLISYEGRVQLLEIAQVPDEHVNEFKSIEKFKIFNTNNLWVNLKAIKRLVDAEALKMEIIPNPKEVDGVKVLQLETAAGAAIRFFEKAIGINVPRSRFLPVKATSDLLLVQSDLYTLVDGYVIRNPARVKPSNPSIELGPEFKKVANFLARFKSIPSIVELDSLKVSGDVSFGSGVVLKGNVTIAAKAGVKLEIPDGAVLENKDINGPEDL, from the exons ATGGCCGCCGCCGACTCCAAGATCGACAACCTCCGCGACGCCGTCGCCAAGCTCGGCGAGATCAG CGAGAACGAGAAGGCCGGCTTCATCAGCCTCGTCTCGCGCTACCTCAG CGGCGAGGCGGAGCAGATCGAGTGGAGCAAGATCCAGACCCCCACCGATGAGGTGGTGGTGCCCTACGACACCCTCGCGCCCCCTCCCGAAG ATCTCGACGCCATGAAGGCTCTGCTCGACAAGCTCGTGGTGCTCAAGCTCAACGGAGGCCTCGGCACCACCATGGGCTGCACCGGCCCCAA GTCTGTCATTGAAGTTCGCAATGGGTTTACATTTCTTGACCTTATTGTGATTCAGATTGAG TCCCTGAACAAGAAGTATGGATGCAGTGTTCCTTTGCTTCTAATGAACTCTTTCAACACTCATGACGACACACAGAAG ATTGTTGAGAAGTACTCCAACTCCAACATTGAAATTCACACTTTCAACCAG AGCCAATACCCTCGCATTGTTACTGAAGACTTCTTGCCACTTCCAAGCAAAGGGCAGACAGGGAAGGATGGCTG GTACCCCCCAGGCCACGGTGATGTGTTCCCCTCTTTGAACAACAGTGGAAAACTCGATACCTTACTGTCACAG GGAAAGGAGTATGTCTTCGTGGCGAACTCAGACAACTTGGGTGCTATAGTTGACATCA AGATACTAAACCACCTGATCACTAACCAGAATGAGTACTGCATGGAAGTTACTCCAAAAACATTGgctgatgtcaaaggtggtaccCTCATCTCATACGAAGGAAGAGTCCAG CTCTTGGAGATTGCCCAAGTCCCTGATGAGCAT GTGAATGAATTCAAGTCGATTGAGAAGTTCAAGATATTTAACACCAACAACCT GTGGGTGAACTTGAAGGCGATCAAGAGGCTTGTAGATGCTGAAGCACTTAAGATGGAAATCATTCCGAACCCTAAG GAAGTTGATGGCGTGAAAGTCCTGCAGCTAGAAACCGCAGCTGGAGCAGCGATCAGG TTCTTTGAGAAAGCAATCGGCATCAACGTTCCCCGCTCAAGGTTTCTGCCCGTGAAGGCTACATCTGATTTGTTGCTTGTGCAG TCTGATCTCTATACCTTGGTTGATGGCTACGTCATCCGCAACCCAGCCAGAGTGAAGCCATCGAACCCTTCAATTGAGCTTGGTCCTGAGTTCAAAAAG GTTGCCAACTTCCTTGCCCGTTTCAAGTCGATCCCCAGCATCGTTGAGCTCGACAGCTTGAAGGTCTCTGGTGATGTCTCGTTTGGCTCTGGAGTCGTACTCAAG GGCAACGTGACCATCGCTGCCAAGGCTGGAGTCAAGTTGGAGATCCCAGACGGAGCTGTGCTCGAGAACAAG GACATCAACGGCCCTGAGGATCTTTGA
- the LOC125510369 gene encoding nudix hydrolase 23, chloroplastic produces MLLLRSHHLLLPHAARLLARRAQPLPRTAAAARLRPLRMSASNHSGAGASSPSAPSPPPAPAVPKSRIPFCPACGSPTKLAVPDGDEKMRAVCSSCGRVHYENPKMVVGCLVEHDNKVLLCRRKIEPAYGLWTLPAGYLEVGESAAEGASRETLEEACADVEIVSPFAQLDIPLIGQSYIIFRARMKTPSFSPGSESLECALFALDDIPFDSLAFSSIIVTLRMYIEDVKAGNIKFHYCTINKRIGAGPSDLRSFDIDNHLAV; encoded by the exons ATGCTCCTCCTCAGAtcccaccacctcctcctcccccacgccgcccgcctcctcgccCGCCGCGCGCAGCCCCTtccccgcaccgccgccgccgcccgcctccgccCGCTCCGGATGTCGGCCTCCAACCACTCCGGCGCCGGCGCCAGCTCCCCCTCCGCCCCATCGCCACCGCCGGCCCCCGCG GTGCCCAAGTCGAGGATCCCTTTCTGCCCAGCTTGTGGAAGTCCGACGAAATTGGCCGTACCAGACGGGGATGAGAAGATGAGGGCTGTCTGTTCTTCTTGTGGGAGAGTGCACTACGAAAACCCCAAAATG GTTGTCGGTTGCCTTGTGGAGCACGATAACAAGGTCCTCCTTTGCAGAAGAAAGATTGAACCGGCTTATGGCCTTTG GACTCTTCCTGCTGGTTATTTGGAAGTCGGGGAGTCTGCAGCAGAAGGAGCCTCAAGGGAAACGTTGGAAGAAGCTTGTGCAGATGTAGAGATAGTTTCACCTTTTGCTCAGTTGGATATTCCGCTTATTGGCCAA AGTTACATTATTTTCCGAGCAAGAATGAAGACCCCCAGTTTCTCACCTGGATCCGAGTCGCTAGAATGTGCACTTTTTGCTCTGGATGATATACCATTCGATTCTCTAGCATTTTCTTCAATCATCGTCACTTTGAGAATG TATATTGAAGATGTCAAGGCTGGGAACATCAAATTCCATTATTGCACTATAAACAAGAG GATCGGGGCCGGCCCTTCAGATCTCCGTAGCTTTGATATCGACAACCATTTAGCCGTGTGA